Proteins co-encoded in one Marinobacter gudaonensis genomic window:
- the thiE gene encoding thiamine phosphate synthase: MTKGLRPGLYGITDSTLTPPDRLLGSVEAALRGGAVMIQYREKQAPLAEKLAQARSLQSLCNTVGVPLLINDDPELAKRVGAAGVHVGQGDTSVNEARRILGEQAIIGITCHADLALARSGVDQGADYLAFGRFFNSSTKPGAPAASLSVLTEARHFELPLTAIGGVTTDNGEDLILAGADMLAVVGGLFGGSDEDIERRARRFARIFQDHHPLFSLPH, encoded by the coding sequence ATGACCAAGGGGCTGCGCCCGGGACTCTATGGCATCACCGACAGCACGCTGACCCCCCCGGATCGCCTGCTTGGCTCGGTGGAAGCTGCCCTGCGTGGCGGCGCTGTCATGATACAATACCGGGAAAAGCAGGCGCCGCTGGCCGAGAAACTGGCACAGGCCCGCAGCCTTCAGAGCCTCTGCAACACTGTTGGCGTGCCGCTGCTGATCAACGACGACCCGGAACTGGCAAAGCGGGTCGGGGCAGCCGGCGTCCATGTCGGACAGGGCGATACGTCGGTCAACGAAGCTCGCCGGATACTGGGTGAACAGGCGATTATCGGCATCACCTGCCACGCCGATCTGGCCCTGGCCCGCTCCGGCGTGGATCAGGGCGCCGACTACCTGGCCTTTGGCCGGTTTTTTAACTCGTCCACCAAACCCGGGGCACCGGCGGCCTCACTCTCGGTGCTCACCGAAGCCCGACATTTCGAGCTGCCGTTGACCGCCATTGGCGGGGTAACAACAGACAACGGCGAAGACCTTATCCTTGCCGGGGCCGATATGCTGGCGGTGGTGGGCGGTCTGTTTGGCGGCAGCGACGAAGACATAGAGCGTCGAGCACGCAGATTTGCGCGAATATTCCAGGATCACCATCCACTTTTTTCACTCCCGCACTAA
- the hemJ gene encoding protoporphyrinogen oxidase HemJ, producing the protein MLWVKAFHIISMVCWFAGLFYLPRLFVYHAACEDQPGRERFKIMERKLYRGITTPSMVATVVFGAWLIGYNVSGYFSQGWLHAKLALVVLLVIYHFYCGHLVKVFRDDRNTRSHIFYRWFNELPVLVLLAVVILAVVKPF; encoded by the coding sequence ATGCTTTGGGTGAAAGCCTTTCACATTATTTCGATGGTGTGCTGGTTCGCCGGCCTGTTCTACCTGCCGCGACTGTTCGTTTACCACGCGGCCTGCGAAGATCAACCCGGACGGGAACGCTTCAAAATCATGGAACGCAAGCTTTACCGGGGCATCACCACCCCTTCCATGGTGGCCACCGTGGTCTTCGGCGCCTGGCTGATCGGCTACAATGTGTCCGGCTATTTCAGCCAGGGCTGGCTGCACGCCAAACTGGCCCTGGTGGTCCTGCTGGTTATCTACCACTTTTATTGTGGTCACCTGGTCAAGGTTTTCCGGGACGACCGGAACACCCGCAGCCACATTTTCTACCGGTGGTTCAATGAACTTCCGGTCCTCGTGCTTCTGGCGGTGGTCATCCTTGCCGTTGTCAAACCTTTCTGA
- the thiD gene encoding bifunctional hydroxymethylpyrimidine kinase/phosphomethylpyrimidine kinase, whose protein sequence is MLSGLDPSGGAGIQADIQAVTSLGCHPLPVLTCLTVQDTRNVYGAEAVSAELIRQQLQCLAEDTPIHAVKTGALGNAAVVDVLVEFMAERRDLPLITDPVIKAAGGGDLADDELIAAMKERLFPLAEMITPNGIELAMLGGSDNPDQAAANLMTSGCDSVLATGGHGEGIHIINTLYNHGPEPMRWEIERIGGEYHGTGCTLAAAIAAGRACGLSRRAAISQAQNYVHRAILHALEVGKGQPVPDRGIPWER, encoded by the coding sequence ATCCTTTCCGGCCTTGACCCTTCCGGAGGCGCCGGTATACAGGCAGACATCCAGGCAGTCACGTCCCTTGGTTGTCACCCACTGCCGGTACTGACCTGCCTGACGGTACAGGACACCCGCAACGTGTATGGCGCCGAAGCGGTCTCGGCAGAGCTCATTCGCCAGCAGCTACAGTGCCTTGCCGAGGACACCCCCATTCATGCGGTGAAAACCGGGGCACTGGGCAACGCGGCGGTGGTCGACGTGCTGGTGGAATTCATGGCGGAACGCCGCGACCTACCATTGATCACCGATCCGGTCATCAAGGCGGCGGGCGGTGGCGACCTGGCCGACGACGAACTGATTGCCGCCATGAAAGAGCGGCTGTTCCCTCTGGCCGAGATGATCACCCCGAACGGCATCGAGCTTGCGATGCTCGGTGGCAGCGACAATCCCGACCAGGCGGCGGCAAACCTCATGACCAGCGGCTGCGATTCGGTGCTGGCTACCGGCGGCCACGGTGAGGGCATTCACATTATCAACACACTCTACAACCACGGCCCAGAACCCATGCGCTGGGAAATCGAGCGGATTGGCGGAGAGTACCACGGTACCGGCTGCACATTAGCCGCCGCCATTGCTGCCGGAAGGGCCTGCGGCCTGTCCCGGAGAGCCGCCATATCCCAGGCCCAGAATTACGTTCACCGGGCCATCCTGCACGCGCTCGAAGTGGGCAAGGGGCAACCGGTGCCGGACCGGGGCATCCCATGGGAGCGATGA
- a CDS encoding chloride channel protein — MRKIWHQITEQLIPVFRRRLSGVDALPQLAVLGLLSGLITGAVILVFRLAIEWPLEHFLPGEGSESFESLDMLTRGLLPLAGALGLGLLLHRLAPHNRKVGIVHVMERLNYHQGYISFRSAMVQFVSGVATVTSGQSAGREGPAVHLGAAFSSLMGQWMRLPNNSIRTLVACGCAAAISASFNTPISGVIFAMEVVMMEYTIAGFTPIILAAVSAAIVTQAVYGAEPAFSVPALTMNSLLEIPWILAIAVIVGIAAALFIHLVDSMGKHHHRPVLLRIAVAGLLMVPFAILIPETMGIGYDTVNETINGQLGFWLLLGAGVAKLLITSLTIGLGMPSGVIGPTLFMGATLGGAMGLIGAQIAPEHASSVGFYAMLGMGAMMGAVLQAPLAALMALMELTRNPNIILPGMLIITISSLVTSEAFGKRSLFLTILKNQGLSYQNSPVIQALRRVSVGAIMDRSILRTERHLSVEEARKVLKSEPKWLVVEGSNGPTALLPAVDLARYLEDTEKLVTEKEMEAPTDIDLMDIPANRRDVAPVQYQATLEEALNEFDATNAEALYVQRAVAPMIQRVYGVVLKSDIESYYQYRRS; from the coding sequence ATGCGCAAAATCTGGCACCAGATAACCGAGCAACTGATCCCAGTCTTTCGCCGCAGACTGTCCGGTGTCGACGCCCTGCCGCAACTGGCGGTGCTTGGTCTCCTCTCCGGCCTGATCACCGGCGCCGTGATCCTTGTTTTTCGTCTGGCCATCGAGTGGCCGCTGGAACATTTCCTGCCTGGCGAGGGATCGGAATCCTTTGAAAGTCTGGATATGCTTACCCGGGGACTCCTGCCGCTGGCCGGCGCCCTGGGATTAGGGCTGCTGTTGCACAGGCTGGCACCCCACAATCGCAAGGTGGGCATTGTGCATGTCATGGAGCGGCTGAACTATCACCAGGGCTACATCTCGTTCCGCAGTGCCATGGTGCAATTCGTCTCCGGTGTAGCCACGGTCACAAGCGGCCAGTCGGCGGGGCGGGAAGGGCCCGCCGTGCATCTTGGAGCGGCTTTCTCAAGCCTGATGGGGCAATGGATGCGGCTGCCGAACAACAGCATACGCACCCTGGTGGCCTGTGGCTGTGCCGCCGCCATTTCCGCCTCGTTCAACACGCCGATATCGGGCGTGATCTTTGCGATGGAGGTGGTGATGATGGAATACACCATTGCCGGCTTCACCCCTATTATCCTCGCTGCTGTCAGCGCCGCGATCGTCACCCAGGCGGTCTATGGCGCGGAGCCGGCCTTCAGTGTGCCTGCCCTGACCATGAACTCGCTGCTCGAGATTCCCTGGATCCTGGCTATCGCCGTTATTGTCGGGATCGCCGCCGCCCTGTTTATCCATCTGGTGGACAGCATGGGCAAACACCACCACCGCCCGGTACTGCTGCGGATCGCGGTTGCCGGCTTGCTGATGGTGCCTTTTGCCATTCTGATTCCGGAAACCATGGGCATCGGGTACGACACGGTCAATGAAACCATCAACGGCCAGCTTGGTTTCTGGCTACTGCTCGGCGCGGGCGTCGCAAAGTTGCTGATTACGTCCCTGACAATCGGGCTGGGCATGCCAAGCGGGGTAATCGGCCCCACCCTGTTCATGGGCGCCACACTGGGCGGCGCCATGGGGCTGATCGGCGCCCAGATTGCCCCGGAACATGCGTCGTCGGTAGGCTTCTATGCCATGCTCGGGATGGGCGCGATGATGGGCGCGGTGTTACAGGCTCCCCTGGCGGCTTTGATGGCGCTGATGGAATTGACCCGCAACCCGAACATCATCCTGCCGGGCATGCTGATCATCACCATTTCCAGCCTGGTGACGAGCGAGGCCTTCGGCAAGCGCTCATTGTTCCTGACAATCCTCAAGAACCAGGGGCTCAGCTACCAGAACTCCCCGGTGATTCAGGCCCTGCGCCGGGTCTCGGTGGGTGCCATCATGGACCGAAGCATCCTGCGCACCGAGCGCCACCTCAGCGTTGAGGAGGCCCGAAAGGTGCTGAAATCCGAACCCAAATGGCTGGTGGTCGAAGGCAGCAACGGACCGACGGCACTCCTGCCTGCGGTAGATCTTGCGCGCTACCTCGAAGACACCGAAAAACTGGTCACCGAAAAGGAGATGGAGGCGCCGACCGACATCGACCTAATGGACATCCCCGCCAACCGTCGCGATGTGGCGCCGGTGCAATACCAGGCCACCCTCGAGGAAGCGCTCAACGAATTCGATGCAACCAATGCCGAGGCCCTTTACGTACAAAGGGCTGTTGCCCCCATGATCCAGCGGGTCTATGGCGTGGTGTTGAAGTCCGACATTGAAAGCTACTACCAATACCGACGGAGTTGA
- the argC gene encoding N-acetyl-gamma-glutamyl-phosphate reductase, whose amino-acid sequence MVKVGIVGGTGYTGVELLRILAVHPEVTVSCITSRSEAGLPVADMYPNLRGHYDLAFSEPDSAVLSACDLVFFATPHGVAMRMVPELMAAGVRVVDLSADFRLKDLDVWAHWYGMAHESPEWAEKAVYGLPEVAREAIRSAQLVANPGCYPTAVQLGLLPLLEKGLVDPARLIADAKSGASGAGRQGKIGMLHGEIGESFKAYGASGHRHLPEIRQGLVGAAGGDVGVTFVPHLIPMIRGIEATLYAELKESADFAQLQSIFEERFRDEPFVDVMPFGSHPETRSVRGANMCRMALHRQEQSNIVIVSSVIDNLVKGAAGQAVQNMNIMFGLGETLGLDAPALLP is encoded by the coding sequence GTGGTAAAAGTAGGCATCGTTGGCGGCACCGGCTACACCGGTGTGGAGCTGCTCAGAATTCTGGCGGTTCACCCTGAAGTGACAGTCAGTTGCATAACCTCGCGGTCGGAAGCCGGCTTGCCGGTGGCCGACATGTATCCGAACCTGCGCGGGCATTATGACCTGGCGTTTTCCGAGCCGGACAGTGCGGTACTGAGCGCCTGCGATCTGGTATTTTTCGCTACACCCCACGGTGTTGCCATGCGAATGGTGCCGGAACTGATGGCGGCCGGTGTGCGTGTTGTGGATCTGTCTGCGGATTTCCGCCTGAAGGATCTGGATGTCTGGGCACACTGGTATGGCATGGCCCATGAAAGTCCCGAGTGGGCAGAAAAAGCCGTGTATGGCCTGCCGGAGGTCGCCCGTGAGGCCATCCGCAGTGCGCAGCTTGTGGCCAACCCTGGATGTTACCCCACAGCCGTGCAGCTTGGTTTGCTGCCTCTGCTTGAGAAGGGTCTGGTGGATCCCGCCCGGCTGATTGCCGATGCAAAATCCGGAGCCAGCGGTGCCGGTCGTCAGGGCAAGATCGGCATGCTGCACGGCGAGATCGGTGAGAGCTTCAAGGCCTACGGAGCGTCCGGTCATCGTCACTTGCCCGAAATTCGGCAGGGCCTCGTTGGGGCTGCTGGCGGCGACGTTGGTGTTACCTTCGTGCCGCACCTGATCCCGATGATCCGGGGCATTGAAGCTACGCTGTACGCGGAGCTCAAAGAATCGGCGGATTTTGCGCAGCTGCAGTCCATCTTCGAGGAGCGCTTCCGGGATGAGCCGTTTGTGGATGTGATGCCGTTCGGCAGTCATCCGGAAACCCGAAGTGTTCGGGGTGCCAACATGTGTCGTATGGCGCTGCACAGGCAGGAGCAGAGCAATATTGTTATTGTTTCGTCGGTTATTGATAACCTGGTGAAGGGCGCTGCGGGCCAGGCGGTTCAGAACATGAACATCATGTTCGGGCTGGGTGAAACTCTGGGG